A region of Elusimicrobiota bacterium DNA encodes the following proteins:
- a CDS encoding acetyl-CoA carboxylase biotin carboxyl carrier protein subunit gives MTQRYRITVEGKEYEVFVETLGESGKPVVVPAPRSQPTPTSIEHVSTAPMGAGDLEVRSPLAGKLTKVLVSKGQAVKEGEQVAVLEAMKVYNHVFAPRGGQVKNIVAAEGSSLKEGALILSLE, from the coding sequence ATGACGCAACGTTACCGAATCACCGTGGAAGGAAAAGAATACGAAGTGTTTGTGGAGACGTTGGGAGAGTCCGGAAAACCGGTGGTGGTTCCAGCTCCGCGGTCCCAACCGACCCCCACCTCCATCGAGCATGTGTCGACGGCGCCCATGGGAGCCGGGGATCTCGAGGTGCGCAGTCCGCTGGCTGGCAAGTTGACCAAGGTGTTGGTTTCAAAAGGCCAGGCCGTGAAGGAAGGTGAACAAGTGGCGGTGTTGGAGGCCATGAAAGTGTACAACCATGTCTTTGCGCCCAGGGGGGGACAGGTGAAGAACATCGTCGCCGCCGAGGGCTCCTCCTTGAAAGAAGGAGCGCTGATCCTTTCCCTGGAATAG
- a CDS encoding tryptophan-rich sensory protein has translation MGKSLMGLVGWLGLTFGAAWVGSRYMPGEWYASLAKPSWNPPNAIFGPVWSVLYVLMGVAAWLVWRRSGFSGAGMALSFFVVQLLLNAFWSYLFFGRYRPDLAFLDILALWSAILIVTVLFWKVHRGAGAMMIPYLLWVSFASCLNFVLWRMNAGVVGPK, from the coding sequence ATGGGGAAAAGTTTGATGGGTCTCGTGGGTTGGTTGGGGCTTACCTTCGGTGCGGCTTGGGTCGGCTCCCGTTATATGCCGGGGGAATGGTATGCTTCGCTTGCCAAACCTTCGTGGAACCCTCCCAACGCCATTTTCGGGCCTGTTTGGTCGGTGCTTTACGTGCTCATGGGCGTGGCGGCCTGGCTCGTTTGGCGACGGAGCGGATTTTCCGGCGCGGGCATGGCGCTGAGTTTTTTCGTGGTCCAGCTCTTGCTCAATGCCTTTTGGTCTTACCTTTTTTTTGGGCGTTATCGGCCCGACCTGGCGTTCCTGGATATTTTGGCTCTCTGGTCCGCCATCTTAATTGTCACGGTTCTGTTTTGGAAGGTCCATCGGGGAGCGGGGGCCATGATGATTCCCTATTTGTTATGGGTGAGCTTTGCTTCCTGCTTGAATTTTGTCCTTTGGCGAATGAACGCCGGGGTTGTCGGTCCCAAATAA
- a CDS encoding acyl-CoA carboxylase subunit beta — MTLEPGLIKTLADKRAEVMSAGGKEKYDERRAKGLLTARERLDALFEPGTFSEMFTHTHHEGRHFGMAGKKMPGDGVITGVGMVGGRPVAAFSQDFTVGGGSLGRFHAKRITQLQEYALKTGIPIVGINDSGGARIQEGVDSLEGYGDVFFRNVLASGILPQVAIISGPCAGGAAYSPALMDFIIMVKKTANMFICGPEVIFAVTGEKTTMEDIGSAETHARVSGNIHFVADNDAHALVLYKKLLSYLPSNNLMDPPHHLTDRLDVSPDLAMNDLVPADPKDPFDVLQVIGRLVDGGEFFEVQRDWARNIVVGFARVQGVVVGIIANQPMVKAGCLDIDASDKTACFIRFCNAFNISLVTLVDTPGFLPGIGQERGGIIRHGAKVLFAYAAATVPKITVFMRKAYGGAYIAMSSRSLGADMTYAWPCAEIAVMGAEGASRILYRKEIGAAADPKAKEAELVAEYRAKFCTPFESASKAHITDVIEPSETRAVVGKALRYTLTKRETRPPKKHGTMPL; from the coding sequence ATGACCCTTGAACCGGGCTTGATCAAGACGCTGGCCGATAAACGCGCGGAGGTAATGTCGGCCGGCGGCAAGGAAAAATACGACGAACGCCGCGCGAAGGGGCTCCTGACGGCCCGGGAACGTCTCGACGCCCTTTTTGAGCCCGGCACCTTTTCGGAAATGTTCACCCATACCCATCACGAAGGTCGTCATTTCGGCATGGCGGGGAAAAAGATGCCGGGGGACGGTGTTATCACCGGGGTGGGGATGGTGGGGGGCCGGCCCGTGGCCGCCTTCAGCCAGGACTTTACCGTGGGGGGCGGTTCTCTCGGTCGGTTTCACGCCAAGCGCATCACCCAACTCCAAGAATACGCCCTCAAGACCGGAATTCCCATCGTCGGCATCAACGACTCCGGCGGCGCCCGCATCCAAGAGGGAGTGGATTCCCTGGAAGGTTACGGCGACGTTTTTTTTCGCAATGTATTAGCCAGCGGAATTCTTCCTCAAGTGGCCATTATCTCGGGCCCCTGCGCTGGGGGGGCGGCCTATTCGCCGGCGCTCATGGACTTCATTATCATGGTGAAAAAAACCGCCAATATGTTTATTTGCGGCCCCGAGGTCATCTTCGCCGTGACCGGGGAAAAGACCACCATGGAAGACATCGGGTCGGCTGAAACCCACGCCCGCGTGAGCGGCAATATTCATTTTGTGGCGGACAACGACGCCCATGCCCTCGTCCTCTACAAAAAGTTGTTGTCTTACTTGCCATCCAATAATCTCATGGATCCGCCCCACCACCTCACCGACCGCCTGGACGTGTCCCCGGACCTCGCCATGAACGACTTGGTTCCGGCGGATCCCAAGGACCCCTTCGACGTTTTGCAGGTCATCGGGCGGCTGGTGGACGGGGGCGAATTTTTTGAAGTTCAGCGCGACTGGGCCCGCAACATCGTCGTGGGATTCGCACGCGTGCAAGGGGTGGTGGTGGGAATCATCGCCAACCAGCCCATGGTGAAGGCGGGATGCTTGGACATCGACGCGTCCGACAAGACCGCGTGTTTCATCCGTTTTTGTAACGCCTTCAATATTTCCCTGGTCACCTTGGTCGATACCCCGGGTTTTTTGCCAGGGATCGGGCAGGAGCGCGGGGGCATCATTCGACACGGGGCCAAAGTCCTTTTCGCCTACGCCGCGGCCACGGTTCCGAAAATCACCGTGTTTATGCGGAAGGCCTACGGGGGGGCCTACATCGCCATGTCGTCCCGTTCCTTGGGCGCGGACATGACCTACGCCTGGCCCTGCGCCGAGATCGCGGTGATGGGCGCCGAAGGGGCCTCGCGGATCCTTTATCGCAAGGAAATCGGCGCCGCGGCCGACCCGAAAGCGAAAGAAGCGGAGCTGGTGGCGGAATATCGGGCCAAGTTTTGCACGCCGTTCGAATCCGCCTCCAAAGCCCACATCACCGATGTCATTGAACCGTCGGAGACCCGGGCCGTGGTCGGCAAAGCCCTGCGGTACACCTTGACCAAACGGGAAACCCGCCCGCCTAAAAAGCACGGGACCATGCCGCTGTGA
- the meaB gene encoding methylmalonyl Co-A mutase-associated GTPase MeaB translates to MTVLSADEYVRGVVAGDRTLLARAITLVESDAPRDQELSQAVLQGLWPHTGRSRRIGITGAPGVGKSTFVEAFGSFLTGQNKRVAVLAIDPSSQRTGGSILGDKTRMSRLSRDPLAFIRPSPSGATLGGVARKTREALLVCEAAGFDVVIVETVGVGQNEIAVRSMVDFFLLLLLPGGGDELQGIKKGIVELADAIFVNKADGKNGTRATQTQVEYQSALKYTAPATPQWRSEVFSGSALEEKGIDTMWGTIERFYRELGSKDILKERRAQQTLNWLNDLVRDRLNRWFFNDKAVRSLLPQMEAEVLAGRLTVTAAVVNLFRAFDGASHIDDKGVES, encoded by the coding sequence TTGACGGTTCTTTCCGCTGACGAATATGTGCGCGGCGTGGTGGCTGGGGACCGCACCCTTCTGGCCCGGGCCATTACCCTGGTCGAAAGCGACGCCCCTCGGGACCAGGAACTCAGCCAGGCCGTCCTGCAAGGTTTGTGGCCCCACACAGGGCGGTCGCGCCGGATCGGAATCACGGGCGCTCCCGGCGTGGGGAAAAGCACTTTCGTCGAAGCTTTCGGCTCTTTTTTGACGGGGCAGAACAAACGGGTGGCGGTTTTGGCCATTGATCCGTCCAGCCAACGCACGGGCGGAAGTATTTTGGGCGACAAAACCCGCATGAGCCGGTTGAGCCGGGACCCCCTGGCGTTCATTCGACCGTCCCCGTCGGGAGCCACCTTGGGCGGCGTGGCGCGGAAAACCCGTGAAGCCTTGTTGGTTTGCGAAGCGGCGGGCTTTGATGTGGTGATTGTGGAAACGGTGGGGGTCGGGCAGAACGAAATCGCGGTTCGATCCATGGTGGACTTTTTTTTGTTGCTCCTGTTGCCCGGGGGCGGGGATGAACTGCAGGGGATAAAAAAAGGGATTGTGGAGTTGGCCGACGCCATCTTCGTTAACAAAGCGGACGGCAAAAACGGGACGCGCGCCACTCAAACCCAGGTAGAATACCAATCGGCTTTAAAATACACGGCGCCCGCCACGCCCCAATGGCGATCCGAGGTGTTTTCCGGATCCGCCTTGGAAGAGAAAGGCATTGATACGATGTGGGGAACCATCGAACGATTTTATCGGGAACTGGGATCCAAGGACATTTTAAAAGAACGGCGGGCCCAGCAAACCCTGAATTGGTTGAACGACCTGGTGCGGGATCGGTTGAATCGATGGTTTTTTAACGATAAGGCGGTCCGTTCCCTTTTACCTCAAATGGAGGCGGAAGTCTTAGCGGGTCGGCTGACCGTCACCGCGGCGGTTGTCAATCTTTTTCGGGCATTCGACGGCGCATCGCACATTGACGATAAGGGAGTTGAGTCATGA
- a CDS encoding acyl-CoA mutase large subunit family protein, with product MAVETPPPHVPLRDPSQATFASATKADWRVLAEGELKGQAFDKKLLTKTYEGVVLQPLYTAEDIGFLDTSKSFPGFFPYTRGKEPSGRTQRPWKIFHDFTSLGPVEFNRQARAALQRGLDGLVISIDDDTLAGRDSATVPSDIASHHGLPISTKEDLRVLLDGLDLSTTPLLLSAGPLSAVMFGFLVALFEDQKADLGKLSGFFDNDHLAHWAAKGALPTNLSELYDGLAVLVERTHARCPNFQPMGVSTRVWHEAGGDAAQELGLSLAAGVEYLRALSERGIPLDVAANKIRFQLTLGTQFFKEMAKVRAARWIWARLFESLGIGDAAKTVSIHARTSLWNKTHYEPTVNILRSTVEAFAGVLGGCDSMEVAPYNGASGVTDELSHRLARNTQVVLKEECDLTHVTDPAGGSYYVEHLTHALAEKAWGIFQDIEKRGGLAAALRQGVPQEWILRTASEKQKNISRRRDVFVGINQYASLQSKGEPPHTGWDRWANQVEAVNRYRTVHHSSRANLTRPAEGGRVLVEWVLESIHEGASSGDLAHALWKDTVPEPVLSPLPLERGPARYEALRRRIDLFTQKHNVRPAVYLAVMGPLKQYKARAEFSRSFFETAGFQVIYPAVGFSQADQAAQAALTSHAPVTVLCSTDETYPTLVPAFVSGLKKRPKHPLLVLAGLPEGQEESLRQAGVEEFIHVRADALDTLERIAQKAGVLS from the coding sequence ATGGCAGTGGAAACACCCCCTCCGCATGTCCCTTTGAGGGACCCTTCACAAGCGACTTTTGCCTCCGCCACCAAAGCCGACTGGCGCGTTTTGGCGGAGGGCGAGTTGAAGGGGCAGGCTTTTGATAAGAAGCTCCTCACCAAGACCTATGAGGGGGTCGTTCTTCAACCTCTTTACACGGCCGAGGACATTGGTTTTCTCGACACTTCAAAATCTTTCCCCGGTTTTTTCCCTTACACCCGGGGGAAAGAGCCCTCCGGCCGAACCCAACGTCCTTGGAAAATCTTCCACGATTTTACGTCCCTGGGACCGGTGGAGTTCAACCGCCAGGCGCGGGCTGCTCTCCAACGGGGCTTGGACGGGCTCGTGATTTCCATTGACGACGATACCTTAGCGGGGCGGGATTCCGCCACGGTTCCCTCCGACATTGCTTCCCATCATGGGCTTCCCATATCCACCAAAGAGGATTTGCGCGTTCTCTTGGATGGCCTGGATCTGTCAACCACCCCCCTCCTTCTTTCGGCGGGTCCCTTGTCGGCGGTCATGTTCGGATTTTTGGTGGCGCTTTTTGAGGATCAGAAAGCTGATTTAGGCAAATTATCCGGTTTCTTTGATAACGATCATTTAGCCCACTGGGCCGCCAAAGGAGCCCTTCCGACCAATTTGTCCGAGTTGTACGACGGCCTCGCCGTTTTGGTGGAGCGCACCCATGCGCGATGTCCGAATTTTCAACCCATGGGAGTGTCCACGCGGGTTTGGCACGAGGCGGGGGGGGACGCGGCTCAGGAATTGGGTCTTTCCTTGGCGGCCGGGGTAGAATATTTGCGGGCCTTGTCGGAGAGAGGAATACCTTTGGACGTGGCGGCCAACAAAATACGATTCCAATTGACCCTTGGCACACAATTTTTTAAGGAGATGGCTAAAGTGCGGGCCGCCCGGTGGATTTGGGCCCGCCTCTTTGAATCCTTGGGGATTGGGGACGCGGCCAAAACCGTATCGATTCATGCGCGCACCTCCTTGTGGAACAAAACCCATTACGAACCCACGGTCAACATTCTTCGGTCCACCGTGGAAGCCTTTGCCGGGGTTTTGGGCGGTTGCGACAGCATGGAGGTGGCCCCTTACAACGGCGCCTCGGGGGTCACCGACGAACTCTCCCACCGTTTGGCGCGCAACACCCAGGTGGTTTTAAAAGAAGAATGCGATTTGACCCACGTGACGGATCCCGCGGGGGGATCGTATTATGTGGAACATCTCACCCACGCCTTGGCCGAAAAGGCTTGGGGTATTTTTCAGGATATTGAAAAGAGGGGGGGATTGGCCGCCGCCCTGCGCCAAGGGGTGCCCCAGGAATGGATCCTCCGCACGGCCAGTGAAAAACAGAAGAATATTTCTCGCCGAAGGGACGTTTTTGTTGGGATCAACCAATACGCTTCCCTCCAATCAAAGGGCGAGCCGCCCCACACCGGGTGGGACCGTTGGGCCAACCAAGTGGAGGCGGTGAACCGCTATCGAACCGTCCACCATTCGTCCCGGGCCAACCTGACTCGTCCGGCCGAGGGGGGGCGCGTTTTAGTGGAATGGGTGCTGGAGTCCATCCATGAAGGCGCATCTTCCGGCGATTTGGCCCACGCCCTTTGGAAAGATACCGTGCCCGAGCCCGTTCTTTCCCCGCTCCCGCTGGAACGGGGTCCCGCCCGCTACGAAGCGTTGCGGCGGCGGATCGACCTCTTTACGCAAAAACACAATGTTCGCCCGGCGGTATATTTGGCGGTCATGGGGCCTTTGAAACAATACAAGGCCCGCGCGGAATTTTCACGATCTTTTTTTGAAACGGCCGGGTTTCAGGTGATCTACCCCGCCGTCGGGTTTTCCCAGGCGGACCAGGCCGCCCAGGCCGCCTTGACGTCCCACGCCCCGGTGACGGTCCTGTGCTCCACAGACGAAACGTACCCGACGTTGGTGCCCGCTTTTGTCTCCGGACTCAAAAAGCGCCCTAAACATCCGCTTCTGGTCCTGGCTGGTTTACCGGAGGGACAGGAGGAAAGTCTCCGTCAGGCCGGGGTGGAGGAATTTATTCATGTGCGGGCCGATGCTTTAGACACCCTGGAACGAATCGCCCAAAAAGCTGGTGTTCTTTCATGA
- a CDS encoding outer membrane beta-barrel protein — translation MKINLREEEGGGFCRSFLLCHGRDLPTFSRFGFGRIFRGGSLRNGESSHALEHGFRSQFSQGTGPTADLLDGGFGLDFFGGYHQPDRLLGFRMDLMFHNFKLSDAALAQLDNADEGGLRVLGGGPSLVISPPVGKRVRPSLYAGPGFYYEDASVTWDESCSPIYGCNSGDYTSGNMTTTRLGWQGGVGLDFLFDGGLGAISFNVQYVTINNTHADIEFIPINIGYKVGF, via the coding sequence ATGAAAATAAATCTAAGGGAAGAAGAGGGGGGTGGTTTCTGTCGTTCTTTTCTTCTGTGCCATGGCCGCGACCTTCCAACCTTCTCCCGTTTTGGCTTTGGGAGAATATTTCGCGGCGGATCCCTACGGAACGGTGAAAGCTCCCACGCCTTGGAGCATGGGTTTCGCTCTCAGTTTTCCCAGGGGACGGGACCCACGGCCGACCTGCTGGACGGCGGGTTTGGGTTGGATTTTTTCGGCGGATACCATCAACCGGACCGCCTGTTGGGATTCCGGATGGACCTCATGTTTCATAACTTCAAATTGAGCGACGCGGCGCTCGCGCAATTGGACAACGCGGACGAGGGGGGCCTTCGGGTGCTCGGGGGCGGTCCCAGCCTTGTCATCAGTCCGCCTGTGGGAAAGCGGGTCCGGCCTTCGTTGTATGCCGGACCGGGATTCTATTATGAAGACGCGAGCGTGACGTGGGACGAGTCTTGCTCCCCGATCTACGGTTGTAACTCCGGGGATTACACCTCCGGAAACATGACGACCACTCGGCTCGGGTGGCAAGGCGGCGTGGGGCTGGATTTCCTCTTTGATGGGGGACTCGGAGCGATCAGTTTCAACGTCCAATACGTCACCATCAACAACACCCACGCCGATATCGAATTTATTCCGATTAATATCGGGTATAAAGTGGGGTTTTAA
- a CDS encoding acetyl-CoA hydrolase/transferase family protein — MATSIPVMNADEAALLIANGDTVGFSGFTPAGAAKVVPSAVARRAIHEHSAGKHFKIRVLTGASTGRSLDGALAKADAIAFRMPYQSDPDIRKSINAGKTEFMDIHLSLVPQNARYGFFGKVNVAVIEACDLTPDGQITLTSSVGASPTYARIADKIIVELNAFHPAGLAGFHDIYEPLDPPHRRAIPLYHPADRIGSTVLKVDPKKIVAVVRHNTADENGSFSEVADTTRRIGENVAEFFAEEMRSGRVPKEFLPLQSGVGDTANAVLAALGKHPDIPSFQMYTEVIQDSVVTLMREGKISFASGCSLTVAPNVLTGMYQDLEFFRSRMVLRPQEISNNPEVIRRLGVLSVNTALEVDLSGNVNSTHVLGRTMMNGIGGSGDFARNAYLSVFTCPSTAKDGKISTIVPMVTHLDNSEHSVQVIVTEFGVADLRGKSPKERAKLIIDRCAHPDYREQLHRYWNLSKESHTPHMLRASFGMHLQFADTGTMRNVDWSIY, encoded by the coding sequence ATGGCAACATCCATTCCCGTTATGAACGCAGACGAAGCGGCGCTCTTGATTGCCAACGGAGACACCGTGGGGTTCAGCGGTTTTACACCGGCCGGAGCCGCCAAAGTGGTGCCATCCGCCGTGGCCCGGCGAGCCATTCATGAACATTCGGCTGGGAAACATTTTAAAATCCGCGTGCTCACCGGCGCGTCCACCGGCCGGTCCCTGGACGGCGCTCTCGCCAAGGCGGACGCCATCGCCTTTCGCATGCCGTATCAGTCGGACCCGGATATTCGGAAAAGCATCAATGCCGGGAAAACGGAATTCATGGACATCCACTTGTCCTTGGTTCCCCAAAACGCGCGCTATGGGTTTTTTGGAAAGGTCAACGTGGCGGTCATCGAAGCCTGCGACTTGACGCCGGACGGGCAGATCACGCTGACATCGTCTGTGGGGGCCTCCCCGACCTACGCCCGGATCGCCGATAAGATCATTGTTGAGCTGAACGCTTTTCATCCTGCGGGGCTGGCGGGGTTTCACGACATTTATGAGCCCCTGGACCCTCCTCATCGGCGGGCCATCCCCCTTTACCATCCGGCCGACCGCATCGGGTCCACGGTGCTCAAGGTCGATCCCAAGAAGATCGTGGCGGTGGTGCGTCATAACACGGCTGACGAAAATGGTTCTTTTAGCGAAGTGGCCGACACCACGCGGCGCATCGGGGAAAACGTGGCCGAGTTTTTCGCCGAAGAGATGCGCTCGGGACGCGTTCCCAAGGAATTCTTGCCGCTTCAGTCCGGTGTGGGGGACACGGCCAATGCTGTTTTAGCGGCGTTGGGAAAACATCCCGACATTCCGTCGTTTCAAATGTATACGGAAGTCATTCAAGATTCCGTGGTCACGCTGATGAGAGAAGGAAAAATATCCTTTGCTAGTGGTTGCTCCCTCACGGTGGCCCCCAACGTGTTGACGGGTATGTATCAAGACCTGGAATTTTTTCGGTCCCGCATGGTTTTGCGACCCCAGGAAATTTCTAATAACCCGGAAGTGATTCGGCGGTTAGGTGTTTTGTCGGTGAACACCGCGTTGGAAGTGGACCTGTCCGGAAACGTGAACAGCACCCACGTCTTGGGTCGGACCATGATGAACGGCATCGGTGGCTCCGGTGATTTTGCCCGCAACGCGTATCTTTCCGTGTTTACATGTCCGTCCACCGCTAAAGACGGGAAAATCAGCACCATCGTCCCCATGGTCACCCACCTGGACAACAGCGAACATTCGGTTCAGGTGATCGTAACGGAATTCGGGGTCGCGGATCTCCGCGGCAAAAGTCCAAAAGAGCGGGCCAAATTGATCATCGATCGTTGCGCTCATCCCGACTACCGGGAGCAACTCCACCGCTACTGGAATCTATCGAAGGAGTCCCACACGCCTCACATGTTGCGGGCTTCTTTCGGCATGCACCTGCAGTTTGCCGATACGGGAACCATGCGTAACGTGGATTGGAGTATCTACTAA
- a CDS encoding transporter has translation MRLRLGSTVFGLVFLGLSLTSQANDIEPRRWGHLPIGGNFLTAGYAYTEANIYLDPVLRIEDVKMKLDTWLGKYIHSFSVFGKSARIDLTQGYQEGRWDGTIDGAPRSVQRKGPSDSYIRFATNLYGAPPLKGKDFAAYRRGVKRETIVGAGLVVQLPTGDYMEDKLINLGSNRFTIRPQLGVTHTVGKWTGELTGEVYFYTDNAEFFNGNKLEQAPLYTGQTHLIYTLRPGLWMSGSLGYSEGGASTLNGKTKDDKRNATAWALSLGLPLAPHWNAKASYLNSRAQHQIGQDTDTLALGLSYSW, from the coding sequence ATGAGGCTTCGTTTGGGTTCAACGGTATTTGGTCTGGTGTTCCTGGGGCTCTCCCTCACAAGCCAGGCCAACGACATTGAACCCCGCCGGTGGGGACACCTGCCTATCGGCGGAAACTTTCTTACGGCGGGGTATGCCTACACCGAGGCCAATATTTACCTGGATCCCGTTCTTCGAATTGAAGATGTCAAAATGAAACTGGACACCTGGCTGGGAAAGTATATCCACAGCTTTTCGGTTTTTGGGAAATCGGCGCGGATTGATTTGACCCAGGGGTACCAAGAAGGACGTTGGGACGGAACCATAGACGGGGCGCCTCGGTCGGTCCAGCGAAAGGGTCCGTCCGACTCCTATATACGGTTTGCCACGAACCTCTACGGCGCTCCGCCGTTGAAGGGGAAAGACTTCGCCGCTTACCGCCGCGGTGTGAAACGGGAAACCATCGTCGGAGCGGGTCTGGTGGTCCAGCTTCCAACGGGGGATTACATGGAAGACAAACTCATCAACCTGGGTTCCAACCGATTCACCATTCGCCCCCAGCTGGGCGTGACCCATACGGTCGGCAAATGGACCGGGGAATTGACGGGGGAAGTCTATTTTTATACCGACAACGCTGAATTTTTTAACGGCAACAAATTGGAACAAGCGCCCCTGTATACGGGCCAAACCCACCTGATTTACACCCTCCGCCCCGGTCTCTGGATGAGCGGAAGTTTGGGGTATTCCGAAGGCGGCGCCTCAACCCTCAACGGAAAAACCAAAGACGACAAAAGAAACGCCACGGCCTGGGCCCTCAGCCTAGGCCTCCCACTGGCCCCCCACTGGAACGCGAAAGCCTCTTACCTAAACTCTCGCGCCCAACACCAAATCGGCCAAGACACCGACACCCTCGCCCTAGGCCTATCCTATTCCTGGTAA
- the mce gene encoding methylmalonyl-CoA epimerase has protein sequence MIQKIDHLGIAVKSLKESVPTYEKALGLKCERIEEVASQKVRTAFFSVGECHLELLEATDPESPIAKFIEKNGEGVQHVAFATDDVAAQLAQASGAGCRLIHEKPFPGAGGKLVAFLHPKSTHGVLTEFCMPDPAAVAPAHVS, from the coding sequence ATGATCCAGAAAATAGACCATTTGGGCATCGCGGTGAAATCACTGAAGGAAAGCGTGCCCACCTACGAAAAAGCGCTAGGTTTGAAATGCGAGAGGATTGAGGAAGTGGCGTCTCAAAAAGTTCGAACCGCCTTTTTTTCCGTTGGAGAATGTCATTTGGAGCTCTTGGAAGCCACCGACCCGGAAAGTCCCATCGCTAAATTTATTGAAAAAAACGGGGAAGGCGTCCAGCACGTGGCCTTTGCCACGGACGACGTGGCGGCTCAACTGGCCCAAGCCTCTGGAGCGGGATGTCGTTTGATTCATGAAAAACCGTTTCCGGGAGCCGGTGGTAAATTGGTGGCGTTCCTTCATCCCAAATCCACCCATGGGGTATTGACGGAATTTTGCATGCCGGACCCCGCCGCTGTCGCGCCGGCCCACGTGTCATGA